The genome window TTGCAAGGCCATATCGGCGACGACCTCCATAACGACGGCGTTGTAAACCGCTTTATCCGCATTTTTTCCCCAACTAAATGGGCCATGCTCTTTGACGATGATGCCTGGAATTGCCAATGGGTCGTTATCGCCAATGGTTTCAGCAATGACAACCCCGGTATTGAGCTCATAGTCGTGTTTAATTTCTTCATCCGACAAAGCACGAGTACACGGGATATCTCCGTAAAAATAATCCGCATGCGTCGTACCAAGTGCTGGAATAGGTTTCCCCGCTTGCGCCCAAGAGGTCGCATGTTTGGAATGGGTATGCACCACACCGCCAATCTCGGGATACACACGATACAACTCTAGGTGTGTGGGGGTATCAGAAGACGGGTTGAGATCGCCCTCAATCACATGACCGTCAAGGTCGAGGACCACCATGTTCTCTGCCGATAGCTCATCATAATCGACCCCACTGGGCTTAATGACGACCAAGCCAGATTCACGGTCGATGCCGGACACATTGCCCCAAGTAAAAGTCACAAGGTTATGACGCTGCAGATCCAGGTTGGCTTGCCAGACTTGATGGCGCAATGCGCGAAGACGCTCATGTTGGTCTTGGGCAGGACGATTACGTGTCATTGATTCAGTCATCGTTATGCTCCTGAGCTTGGTGATACTCTTCAATTTGTTCAATGTGCTGACCAAGCGCTTTATAGTCACCATAGCGCTGAGCACGCTGTGATTTTAGCGCCTCGTTAGGTGTGAACACTTTATAGATGGGGCTTGCCATCGCTTTCTGCGCGGCGTCGGTATTGTCATAAACCCCCGCGGCTACCGCACCAAAAATGGCAGCACCGAGCGCACAACATTGTTCAGAGCGAACCACCGCAATATCACGACCGATGACATCGGCACACACCTGCATCACATAAGGCGACTTCTGAGAAATGCCGCCAATGGCGAGCACCCGATGAACCTCGATACCTTGGTCGACAAAACAATCAACGATCGCTTTGGCACCATGAGCGGTCGACTCAACTAAGCTGGCGAATAACGCTGGCGCTTCACTGCCTAAGTTAAGCTCGGTCAATGCCCCTTTAAGACGCTGATTTGCGTACGGCGTACGGCGGCCATTGTGCCAATCCATCGCCAGTGGTGAGTGATTATGAATGTGATACTGTTCCGCGGCTTCGGTAAGTAATGGAATCAATTTATCTTCAAAGACTTGCAGTGCATCCGTTTGTGAAGGCACCTGTTGGGCCATTTGGCGTAATGGCCAAGCCATTAGGTTTTTAAACCAAGCATAAATGTCACCAAACGCGGACTGACCCGCTTCAAGTGCGGTGAGATCCGGTAATGAACTGCCTTTCACCTGCCCACAAATACCGTGAATGGTCCGGTCGCCGACTTGTTCATGGTCAACCATTAAAATGTCACATGTTGACGTGCCAATGACTTTCACAAGATCATGGGCCCCTGCTCCAGCGCCCACGGCACCGGTATGACAGTCAAACTCACCGATGGCAACAGCAATGCCTTCAGGTAGGCCGAATCGGCTTGCCCATTCAGCAGACAAGCGACCCGCTTCTTGATCCGCGGTATACACTTTGTCAAACATGCGATCACGCAGACCACTGAGTGTTGGCGAAATCGCTGTTAAGAATTGTTCATCCGGTAAACCGCCCCAGCTCTCATGCCACATTGCTTTGTGACCGGCCGCGCAAATGCCTCGTCGGAAATGATCGGGGTGTTGATTGCCAGAAATCAACGCGGGAATCCAATCGCACAGTTCCACCCAGCTATAGGCGTGTTGAGCCACCGCATCATCTTGCTCACTGACAAAGGCCGCTTTCGCCCAGAACCATTCTGATGAGTAAATGCCACCGATGTAGCGCGTATAGTCAGGGAAGTCGCCACTATGCGCCAATTCATTAATACGCTCGGCTTTTTCAACAGCGGTATGGTCTTTCCATAAAACAAACATGGCATTAGGGTTTTCAGCAAACTCAGGACGTAATGCCAGTACATTGCCCTCTTTATCAATGGGCGCTGGGGTTGAGCCTGTGGTATCAACACCAATACCCACCACAGAGTGTGCAATATCATCGGAGACTTGGGATAAGGCTTCTTGTACCGCCGACGTCATGGCGTCGATGTAGTCCTGCGGATGATGACGGAATTGTGAATACTCAGGATTGTTATACTTCCCTTCCATCCACCGTGGATAGTAGGTCACACCTGACGCGATCTCTTCACCACTTGATGCGTTAACTAAAAGGGCTCTAACTGAGTCAGAGCCAAAATCAAGGCCAATGACGTGAGCTTGATCTGCAGAGATATTTTCCATGACAGCTCCATTAAGGTTCGGAATTGCTAGCAGTTATACTCGCTTCATTTCGCTTCAACCATGAATCAAGACGCTACAAATATGGACAAAATTGTCACAACCTTCAAATCGTGCGCTCGCTAAAGAAAATCATAAAAATCAAAAAAAGACCCAGTTCACAAAAAAAATGGCGTACAAAAGCGCTAAAAACGTCAAAACAGGTCAATAAAGAAAGGTTATTGAGATCTAGCTCATAGATTCACAAACTAAACGAATGGATAAAACCGCTACTTTCATTTGTTGTGATTTTAGTCACTTCACGAATTCATAAACACAGCAAATAATGAAGGCGAACCCTATATCTATAAAATACACATCAGCGGATGAACAACTATGAAACTGAAAACCCTACTTGCAACAACAGCCCTGACCGGCTTAACGTTACTGAGCGCTTCAGCCAGCGCTTTTTCCCTTTTTGGTTCCGACGACGATGACACCTTAAAACTCGGTTACTTGGTCAAACAACCTGAAGAACCATGGTTTCAAACTGAATGGGCATTTGCCGAAAAAGCCGGCAAGGATTACAACTTTGACGTCATTAAGATGGCCGTTCCTGACGGAGAAAAAACCCTTAATGCCATTGATACTCTTGCGGCAAGTGGCGCCAAAGGATTTGTGATCTGTACCCCTGATCCCAAATTAGGCCCTGCGATCATGGCCAAAGCTAAGAGCTACGGTCTAAAAGTGATGACCGTGGATGATCAATTTTTGAATGCCAAAGGCCAACCCATGAAACAAGTACCTTTGGTTATGATGGCTGCCAGTCAAATTGGTCAGCGTCAAGGTCAAGAATTAGTGAAAGAAATGAAAAAACGCGGCTGGGATCAATCCAACACAGCGGTTATGGCCATCACAGCGGACGAACTTGATACGGCACGCCGTCGCGTTGACGGTGCGATTAAAGCCATCAAAGCCTCTGGATTCCCTGCGGATAACATTCACCGTGTACCAACCAAAACCAATGACATTCCTGGCGCTCTCGATGCCGCGAACTCACTATTGGTTCAATATCCAAATGTTAAACAATGGCTCATTGTTGGGATGAACGACAACACAGTTCTTGGCGGTGTCCGTGCGACAGAAGGTCAAGGCTTCAATGCGAGTAATGTTATTGGTATTGGCATCAACGGCGTTGATGCGGTCAATGAACTGGCGAAGTCTAAACCAACGGGTTTCTACGGCTCGCTGCTTCCAAGTCCTGACGTGCATGGCTACAAGAGTATTGAATCACTTTACA of Vibrio zhugei contains these proteins:
- a CDS encoding arabinose ABC transporter substrate-binding protein — translated: MKLKTLLATTALTGLTLLSASASAFSLFGSDDDDTLKLGYLVKQPEEPWFQTEWAFAEKAGKDYNFDVIKMAVPDGEKTLNAIDTLAASGAKGFVICTPDPKLGPAIMAKAKSYGLKVMTVDDQFLNAKGQPMKQVPLVMMAASQIGQRQGQELVKEMKKRGWDQSNTAVMAITADELDTARRRVDGAIKAIKASGFPADNIHRVPTKTNDIPGALDAANSLLVQYPNVKQWLIVGMNDNTVLGGVRATEGQGFNASNVIGIGINGVDAVNELAKSKPTGFYGSLLPSPDVHGYKSIESLYKWVKDGVEPKKFVEVTDVVLITRDNYKEELAKKGL
- a CDS encoding L-ribulose-5-phosphate 4-epimerase translates to MTRNRPAQDQHERLRALRHQVWQANLDLQRHNLVTFTWGNVSGIDRESGLVVIKPSGVDYDELSAENMVVLDLDGHVIEGDLNPSSDTPTHLELYRVYPEIGGVVHTHSKHATSWAQAGKPIPALGTTHADYFYGDIPCTRALSDEEIKHDYELNTGVVIAETIGDNDPLAIPGIIVKEHGPFSWGKNADKAVYNAVVMEVVADMALQTLQINPQIDHLNPALLDKHYLRKHGANAYYGQSSSNNE
- a CDS encoding ribulokinase gives rise to the protein MENISADQAHVIGLDFGSDSVRALLVNASSGEEIASGVTYYPRWMEGKYNNPEYSQFRHHPQDYIDAMTSAVQEALSQVSDDIAHSVVGIGVDTTGSTPAPIDKEGNVLALRPEFAENPNAMFVLWKDHTAVEKAERINELAHSGDFPDYTRYIGGIYSSEWFWAKAAFVSEQDDAVAQHAYSWVELCDWIPALISGNQHPDHFRRGICAAGHKAMWHESWGGLPDEQFLTAISPTLSGLRDRMFDKVYTADQEAGRLSAEWASRFGLPEGIAVAIGEFDCHTGAVGAGAGAHDLVKVIGTSTCDILMVDHEQVGDRTIHGICGQVKGSSLPDLTALEAGQSAFGDIYAWFKNLMAWPLRQMAQQVPSQTDALQVFEDKLIPLLTEAAEQYHIHNHSPLAMDWHNGRRTPYANQRLKGALTELNLGSEAPALFASLVESTAHGAKAIVDCFVDQGIEVHRVLAIGGISQKSPYVMQVCADVIGRDIAVVRSEQCCALGAAIFGAVAAGVYDNTDAAQKAMASPIYKVFTPNEALKSQRAQRYGDYKALGQHIEQIEEYHQAQEHNDD